CGTCGTCACCGAGAGCAGCTTGTCGACGGTGCCGGAGCACGCCGCGCCGGCCGTCAGCAGCAGGAGGAGTACCGCGGGCCCGACGCCCGCGCGCGGACGCCGCGGCGCGGCGTGGTGCGTGTTAGGCGTCATCTCAGAAGGAGAGGTTGAGGGTCGTCACGATCTGGCGCGTCTGCGGCAGCACGTTCTGCTCCCAGAAGCCGTACGCGCCGCCGCGGGTGCCGCTGTTGAACGACGCCTCGGGCTCGAGGCCCGTGTAGTTCGTCCACAGGTGCAGGTTGCGGCCGGCGACGGTGAGCGCCGCGGCCGAGCCGCCGATGCGGCGCGCGAAGCGCTGCGGCAGCGTGTACGTCAGGGAGAGCTCGCGGAACCGCACGAAGTCGGCGTCCTTGATGAGGTGGAACGTGTACGCCGTGCCTGCCTGCTCCGCGGCGAGCACCGCCTTGTTCGGCTGCTCGTCCGGGTAGTACAGGTCGCGGCAGAGCGCGAACGCGCCGCAGCGCACGCGGTAGTTGCCGTCGAGCTTCTTGTAGCCGCCGCGGTAGTCGACGAACGCGTTGAGGCGCAGGTTCTGGAAGAACGTGGCGCCGCCGCTGATCGACCCCTCGTGCGTCGGGATCGAGTTGCCGAGGTACACGCGCGGCGCGCTCGCGCACGCCACGGTGCCGCCCTTGCCGTCGTCGCACAGCAGGTTGCTCGTCTTCTTCGTCGTCGGGTTGTAGTCGGCGGAGACGATGCGGCGGTCCCACCACGCACCGGGTGCATAGTTCACCACGTGCACCACGTTCGACGACACGACCACCTGGTTGGTGCCCGGCGCGAGCGACTTGATCTTCTGGTGCGTGAAGCTGCCGGTCACCGAGAAGTCGAGCGTGACCGGGCGACTGCTGTACGGCGTCGCGCGCACGAGCCATTCGAGGCCGTTGCGGTTCACCCGGCCGGCGTTGAACAGCTGCAGCCCCGGGAACCCGTTCGACGGCGCCGCGGTCCGCGACAGGATCGCGTCCCTGGTGTAGCCGGTGTAGTACGTGACCTCGGCGCCCAGCTTGTCCGCGAACAGGCCGACGTCCGCGCCGATCTCGGTCTCGTAGCTCTTCTCCGGCCCGAGGTTCGTGTTGCCCGCGTTGCTCGGCGTGAGCAGACCGCCGACCGCGTTGTACGTGCGGATGGCGTCGAACGCGCCCGGCTGCAGGCCGCTGCCGCCGTACGCTGCGCGCACGCGCAGCGTGTTGATCGCGCTCGGCAGGTGCAGCGCCGGCTCCTCGCTGAGGACGTACGAGGCGCTCAGCTTCGGGTACGTCACGGCGGGGTAGTTCGTGCCGAACGCCGAGTTGTCGTCGCGCCGCACGGCGCCCGTCAGGTACAGCCGGTCCTTCCAGATCAGCTGCTCCTGCACGAAGCCGCCGAGCGTGTTGTTGTCGTACAGGTCGTCGCGGAAGATCTGCTGCGTGGCGCCCGAGGTGAGCGAGAGGAAGCCCGCCGCCGGGAACCCGAACGCGTCGTCGCCGCGCAGGTGCGTGCGGCGGCCGTAGAACTGGCCGCCGAGCGACGTCACGCTCTGCATGCTCCACGGCAGCGCGACCTTCGCGTTCAGCGCGTAGTCCGCCGTGAGGTTGCGCACGCTGCGCGTGTCGATCTCGAGGTACCCGGCGTTAGGCCCGGTGAGACCGCTGAACGACGCGTACGTGTTGCCGATGATGTCGTTCCGCGGCTCCTGGTCCTGGTTGTCCTCGTCGACCTGGTCGACGCCGATGATGAGCCGGTGGTCGAGCCACCCGGTGGGGCGGTTCGCGATCGTCATGCTCCCCGTGAACCGGTTCACCCCCTGGAACTCGGTGTACGAGGCGTAGTAGATGTCCGGGGGCCCGCTGCGGAAGCCCAGCTGCGGGTTGTTCGGCGTCTGGGTCGCCGCGCCCGGGTTGTTGTAGAGGAACGTCGGCGACGAGAAGAACGTCGCCCACGTCGCGCCGCCGCCGCCCGACTCGAACGGCAGGTACGTGCGACCGGTCGTGTACCCGAGCGCGGTCGTGATGTCGACCTTGCGCCACGGCGACGCGGTGAGGTTCGCGCGGACGCCGGACTTGTTCAGCCGGTTCGCGCGCTCCACGCCGTCGTCCTCGTTGTGGTTCAGCGCCATGTAGTACTTGAGCTGCGCGGGACCGCCGCTCACGCTCGCCTCGACGTCGCGGTTCACGCCGGCGCGGAAGATGTCGTGGCCGAAGTGCGCGTTCAGCGAGTCGTTCAGCTGCGCGATCGTGATCGAGATCGTGTCGAGCACGCCCGCCGCGGCGCCCTGGCGCTGCACGGCGCCGTAGTTCGTGTAGCCGTAGCCGTCCTTCCACCCGGGCAGCCAGCTCGAGCCGAGGTGCGCGGTGATGTTCGCGACCGGCCGGCCAGCGGCGCCCTTCTTCGTGATGATCTGGATGACGCCGTTGCTCGCCTCGGTGCCATACAGCGTCGCCGCGGCGGGCCCCTTGATGACCTCGATGCTCTCGATGTCCTCGGGGTTGAAGTCGTTCCACCGCGACACCGGCGCGGAGCCGAACGCCTGCACCGTCGGGCCGGTCGCCTGCGCGTTGTCGACGCGCACGCCGTCGACGTAGATCAGCGGGTCGTTCGCGAGGGACAGGCTCGACGCGCCGCGCACGCGAATGCGTGAGCCCGTGCCGACCTGCCCCGAGCTCGCGATGACGGCGACGCCCGCGGCGCGGCCGGTGAGCAGATCCTGGACGTTGCGCACCGGCTGGGTGGCGACGACGTCCGCCGCCTTGACGGTGCTCACCGCGTTGCCGACGGCACGCTTCTCCGCCACGCCGGCGGTGCCCGTGACGACGACCTGGTTCAGCTCGAGCACCCGCTCGGCCATCGCGATGGTGACGTCGGTCGCGCCGACGCGCGCGGTGACGGTCGTCGGCGCATAGCCGATGCGGCGCGCGGTGACGCGCACGGTCGTGCCGCTCGCGCCGGTGATGCGGAAGTGCCCGGCCGCGTCGGTCGTCGCGCCGAGGGTCGTCCCGTCGACGACCACCTGTGCATCGCTCAGCGCGCGCCCCGACTGCGTCGTCACCACGCCGGCGACGACGCCCTGGGCCGCCGGCTGCACGGCCGCGGCGGGGGCGGGCGCCACGAGCAAGGCGAGCGGCGCGACCACCGGCGGCGCGGCGAGCACCAGCGCCAGCGCGCGCCCGACACCTCGAGTGCCGGCCGGTCGCCCGGCCGGCGGTGCGGAGTGAACGGACATGACGTCTCCTGTTAGGCGGGAGAGACGCCGGGCACGACACCGCCGCCCAGCGTCGAGAGTGCCGCTCCACGGAGCGGCGGACTGCTGCTCTTCGGACCCGCTATCACCAACCGGGGTCACCCACGACCTCTTAACGACGGAACGACGACGGCGGAAGCGAAGAAGCGGAATCGAACACGGCGGCGGGTACGGCGGAATCGGGTACGGCGAAGCTGCGACCTCCGCTGTATCCGACTCCGCCGTACCCGCCGCCGTTCTCGCTCCCGCCGTGCGCGATCCCGCCGTGCGCGATCCCGCCGTATCGGCGCCCGCGGTCCCCGTTACTTCACTTGAAGGCGTTGAATCCGGTGATCGCCTGGCCGAGCACGAGCGAGTGCACGTCGTGCGTCCCCTCGTACGTGTACACGCTCTCCAGGTTCGCCATGTGCCGCATCGACGCGTACTCGGCGAGGATGCCGTTGCCGCCGAGGAGGCGACGCGCTTCGCGCGCGATGTCCGTCGCGATGTTCACGTTGTTGCGCTTCGCGAGCGAGACCATCGTCGGCGTGAACGTGCCGAGGTCCTTGCAGCGGCCGAGGTGCAGCGAGAGGAGCTGGCCCTTCGTGATCTCGGTCAGCATCTCGGCGAGCCGCACCTGCTGGATCTGGAACGCGCCGATCGGCTTGTCGAACATCACGCGGTTCTTCGCGTAGCTCGTCGCCTCCTCGAAGCAGGCGATCGCCGCGCCGAGCGCGCCCCACGAGATGCCGTAGCGCGCCTGCGTGAGGCACATGAGCGGCGACTTGAGTCCGCCGGAGTTCGGCAGGATCGCCTCGGCGGGGAGCTTCACGTCCTGCAGCACGAGCTCCGACGTGTCGCTCGCGCGCAGCGAGAGCTTCCCCTTCTGGTCGCGCGCCGTGAACCCCGGCGTGTCCGTCGGCACCACGAAGCCGCGGATCGAGCGGCCGCTGTCGTCGTCGTCCTCGGTCTTCGCCCACACGACGGCGACGTGCGCCGTGGATCCGTTCGTGATCCACATCTTCGCGCCGTTCAGGACCCAGCTCCCGTCCTGCTGCTTGCGGGCGCGCGTGATCATGCCGGCGGGGTTGGAGCCGTAGTCGGGCTCCGTGAGGCCGAAGCAGCCGATGACCTCGCCCTTCGCCATGCGCGGCAGCCAGTGGCGCTTCTGCTCCTCGCTGCCGAACGCGTAGATCGGGTACATCACGAGCGCGCCCTGCACCGACGCGAACGAGCGGATGCCGGAGTCGCCGCGCTCGAGCTCCTGCATGATCAGCCCGTACGAGACGTTGTTCAGCCCCGCGCAGCCGTACTCCTCGGGAAGGTTCGCGCCGAAGAAGCCGAGCTCCCCCATCTCGGGGATGAGCTCCTTCGGGAACTTGCCGTCCACGTAGTACTTGCCGATGATCGGCAGCACGCGCTCGTCGACGAACCGGCGCACGGAGTCGCGCACCGCGCGCTCCTCCTCGGTCAGCGCGGCGTCGATGTTGAACAGGTCTCCGTCGCGCGGCGTGAGCTGCGGCGACGGGAAGTAGGACTCGGCGAGTTCGGTGGCCATGACGTGGGGTCCGGTGAGCGAATGCCGGAATCTAACTACTCCTCGCGCGCCGCCCGGAGCCCGATCGTGTGTGCCGCCGGTGCGGGGGGCGCCGCCTGTCGCTGGCGACGCGGCGTCACGTGCCGCCGGGCCGAGGGCGTGATGCCGACCTCGCGTGCCTTCGTGCGGAACGTCGCGCCGTGGTCGATGAGGTGGCCGCTCTCGTCCTGCCACTGGTGCACCATCTCGTGCAGCAGCGTGTGGAGCGCCTCCTCCCACCCGTGACGGCGGATGTGGTCGCGTCCGATCACGATCTCCGCCGGCTCGCCCGTCGGCGACGCCGCGGTGTAGTGGCCGAGCCGCGTGCGCATGCGCGCCGAGAGCCGGATGGGCAGCGTGCGCAGGCGACCACCGAAGTACACGCGGTTGTAGTGCGCGTGGAACCGCTCGAGCTGCGCGACGAGCGGCGCGTCCTCGGGGCGCGAGCGCTCCCGCCGGCGCGACGCCGACGGCCGCGCGATCTGATAGGCGAGGATCGCCTCGCGCGCGCGCTTGCGCTCCGCCCGCGTGCGCCCGCACACGAAGCGCACCACGGCGCGCAGGACGTCCTCGGGCGCGTCGAGGTACCCCTCGTGCACGCGCAGCTCGCCGTCGCTGAAGCTCACCATCACCGTGCGGTTGCGCGTGAGCCGCACGCGGTCGATGCCGATGAGGCCTAACGCGCGCAGCCGCCCGTGGAACGCACTCGGATCGGGACTCGGGAGTCGGGACTCGGGACTCGGGACTCGGGACTCGCATTCCGCAACCGAGTCCCGAGTCCCGAGTCCCGAGTCCCGACTCCCGAAGTCCAGCGCGAGCTGCGACGACGGCGTCTCCGCCGGGCGGCGGCTCCCCCGGAAGCGGTGCGTCATGCGGTCCACCCAGCCCTCTAGCGCGCGAAGCACTTGTGCGGCCCCGCCACGAAGTCCTTCGCCTCGGCCGACCAGACGTGCGTCGTGATGTCGATCTCGTCACCGCCGACGCGAATGACGTTGTACGACGACGGACGCCCGCCGCGCGAGCGGTTCGACACCGTGCCCGCGGTGGAGATCACGGTGCCCTTGCGCGTGTGCTCCACGAAGTGCACGGCCTCCTGGTGATCGTGCCCGCACAGCACGAGATCGACGCCCATCTCGGCGAACGCGCCGAGGATCTTCGGCGTGTTCTTGAGGCCGTGCCGCTGCGAGAGCTGTCCCTTCACGGGGTTGTGGTGCATCACGATCACGCGCGCGTCGCCGCTCGGCGACTCGTCGAACGCGCGCCGCGCCCGCTCGATCTGCTGCTTCGTCAAGTGTCCGATGATGGAGATGTCCCGCACGTTCCACGTCAGCGTCGCCGGCAGCACGCCCTGCGCGGTGTTCAGCCCCACGAACGTCGCGCCGGGCACGCGCAGCACCGGCTCGAGATCCTCGTCCACGTACGCGCGATAGTTCTCGTACAGCGCGGTCTCGTCGCCGATGCCGAGCGGCGCGCGCCACCACATCACGTCGTGGTTCCCCGGCACGACGATCGTGCGGCTCGTCCGTCCCGCATCGCGGAGGAACACATGCGCGCGCTGGAACTCGCCCGCGCGCGCCCGCTGCGACAGGTCCCCCGACACCGCCACGACGTCGAACCGCTCGGCGTGGATCGCCGCCTCGATGGCGTCGATCTGCGCCGGCACCGCGGGGCGGCCGAAGTGGAGATCGGAGACGTGCAGGATCGACGTCACAGCCCCTCCACGCTCCACGCTCCACGCTCCACGCTCCACATCCACGCGCGGCGGAGCGAGCGTGGAGCGTGGAGCGTGGAGCGGTCGAGGGCTTTCGGCATCAGAGTCGCGCGATGATCGCGTTCGTGAACTCGTCGGTGCTCGCCGCGCCGCCGAGGTCGCGGGTGAGCGAGCGGCCGTCCTTCAGCGTGCCCTCGAGGGCGCCGCGCACGCGCGTCGCGACGTCGCTCTTGCCCATGTGATCGAGCATCATGCAGGCCGCGAGGACGAGCGCGCCCGGGTTCGCGATCCCCTTGCCCGCGATGTCGGGCGCCGTGCCGTGCACCGCCTCGAAGATCGCCGCCGTGCGCCCGATGTTGCCGCCCGGCGCGAGCCCCAGCCCGCCGACGAGCCCGGAGATGAGATCGGACAGGATGTCGCCGAACAGGTTCGTCGTGACGATGACGTCGAACCGCTCCGGCTGCAGCACGAGCTTCATCGCCATCGCGTCGACGATCTGATCCTCGAACTCCACGCGGCCGGCGTAGTCCCGCGCCACCTCGCGGCCGACGTCGAGGAACAGGCCCTGCGAGTACTTCAGGATGTTCGCCTTGTGAACCAGCGTCACCTTCTTCCGCCCGTGCGCGACCGCGTAGTCGAACGCGTAGCGCACGATGCGCTCGGAGCCGTGCCGCGTGATGAGCGCGATCGACTCCGCCGCGGCCTTCGGGTCGTTGCCGATCTGGATGTAGTGCTCGTTGCCGATGTACAGCCCCTCGGTGTTCTCGCGGATCATCACGAGGTCGATGTCCTCGTAGCGCCGCTTGTGCTCGACGAGCGTGCGCGCCGGCCTAACGTTCGCGTACAGGTCGAACGTCTTGCGCAGCGCCACGTTCACCGAGCGGAACCCCTGTCCCACCGGCGTCTCGAGCGGGCCCTTGAGCGCGAGGCACGTGCGCTTGATGGAGTCGAGTGTCGCGTCGGGCATCGGGTCGTGCCACCGCGTGACACCGGCCTGTCCCGCGACCTGCACGTCCCACTGGATGTCGGCGCCGGCCGCGTCGAGGATGCGGACCGTCGCGTCGGAGATGCTCGGGCCGATGCCGTCGCCCGGGATCAGCGTGA
This DNA window, taken from Gemmatirosa kalamazoonensis, encodes the following:
- a CDS encoding SusC/RagA family TonB-linked outer membrane protein — encoded protein: MSVHSAPPAGRPAGTRGVGRALALVLAAPPVVAPLALLVAPAPAAAVQPAAQGVVAGVVTTQSGRALSDAQVVVDGTTLGATTDAAGHFRITGASGTTVRVTARRIGYAPTTVTARVGATDVTIAMAERVLELNQVVVTGTAGVAEKRAVGNAVSTVKAADVVATQPVRNVQDLLTGRAAGVAVIASSGQVGTGSRIRVRGASSLSLANDPLIYVDGVRVDNAQATGPTVQAFGSAPVSRWNDFNPEDIESIEVIKGPAAATLYGTEASNGVIQIITKKGAAGRPVANITAHLGSSWLPGWKDGYGYTNYGAVQRQGAAAGVLDTISITIAQLNDSLNAHFGHDIFRAGVNRDVEASVSGGPAQLKYYMALNHNEDDGVERANRLNKSGVRANLTASPWRKVDITTALGYTTGRTYLPFESGGGGATWATFFSSPTFLYNNPGAATQTPNNPQLGFRSGPPDIYYASYTEFQGVNRFTGSMTIANRPTGWLDHRLIIGVDQVDEDNQDQEPRNDIIGNTYASFSGLTGPNAGYLEIDTRSVRNLTADYALNAKVALPWSMQSVTSLGGQFYGRRTHLRGDDAFGFPAAGFLSLTSGATQQIFRDDLYDNNTLGGFVQEQLIWKDRLYLTGAVRRDDNSAFGTNYPAVTYPKLSASYVLSEEPALHLPSAINTLRVRAAYGGSGLQPGAFDAIRTYNAVGGLLTPSNAGNTNLGPEKSYETEIGADVGLFADKLGAEVTYYTGYTRDAILSRTAAPSNGFPGLQLFNAGRVNRNGLEWLVRATPYSSRPVTLDFSVTGSFTHQKIKSLAPGTNQVVVSSNVVHVVNYAPGAWWDRRIVSADYNPTTKKTSNLLCDDGKGGTVACASAPRVYLGNSIPTHEGSISGGATFFQNLRLNAFVDYRGGYKKLDGNYRVRCGAFALCRDLYYPDEQPNKAVLAAEQAGTAYTFHLIKDADFVRFRELSLTYTLPQRFARRIGGSAAALTVAGRNLHLWTNYTGLEPEASFNSGTRGGAYGFWEQNVLPQTRQIVTTLNLSF
- a CDS encoding acyl-CoA dehydrogenase family protein: MATELAESYFPSPQLTPRDGDLFNIDAALTEEERAVRDSVRRFVDERVLPIIGKYYVDGKFPKELIPEMGELGFFGANLPEEYGCAGLNNVSYGLIMQELERGDSGIRSFASVQGALVMYPIYAFGSEEQKRHWLPRMAKGEVIGCFGLTEPDYGSNPAGMITRARKQQDGSWVLNGAKMWITNGSTAHVAVVWAKTEDDDDSGRSIRGFVVPTDTPGFTARDQKGKLSLRASDTSELVLQDVKLPAEAILPNSGGLKSPLMCLTQARYGISWGALGAAIACFEEATSYAKNRVMFDKPIGAFQIQQVRLAEMLTEITKGQLLSLHLGRCKDLGTFTPTMVSLAKRNNVNIATDIAREARRLLGGNGILAEYASMRHMANLESVYTYEGTHDVHSLVLGQAITGFNAFK
- a CDS encoding SprT-like domain-containing protein, which codes for MTHRFRGSRRPAETPSSQLALDFGSRDSGLGTRDSVAECESRVPSPESRLPSPDPSAFHGRLRALGLIGIDRVRLTRNRTVMVSFSDGELRVHEGYLDAPEDVLRAVVRFVCGRTRAERKRAREAILAYQIARPSASRRRERSRPEDAPLVAQLERFHAHYNRVYFGGRLRTLPIRLSARMRTRLGHYTAASPTGEPAEIVIGRDHIRRHGWEEALHTLLHEMVHQWQDESGHLIDHGATFRTKAREVGITPSARRHVTPRRQRQAAPPAPAAHTIGLRAAREE
- a CDS encoding metallophosphoesterase family protein, encoding MTSILHVSDLHFGRPAVPAQIDAIEAAIHAERFDVVAVSGDLSQRARAGEFQRAHVFLRDAGRTSRTIVVPGNHDVMWWRAPLGIGDETALYENYRAYVDEDLEPVLRVPGATFVGLNTAQGVLPATLTWNVRDISIIGHLTKQQIERARRAFDESPSGDARVIVMHHNPVKGQLSQRHGLKNTPKILGAFAEMGVDLVLCGHDHQEAVHFVEHTRKGTVISTAGTVSNRSRGGRPSSYNVIRVGGDEIDITTHVWSAEAKDFVAGPHKCFAR
- a CDS encoding isocitrate/isopropylmalate dehydrogenase family protein, which codes for MPTQVTLIPGDGIGPSISDATVRILDAAGADIQWDVQVAGQAGVTRWHDPMPDATLDSIKRTCLALKGPLETPVGQGFRSVNVALRKTFDLYANVRPARTLVEHKRRYEDIDLVMIRENTEGLYIGNEHYIQIGNDPKAAAESIALITRHGSERIVRYAFDYAVAHGRKKVTLVHKANILKYSQGLFLDVGREVARDYAGRVEFEDQIVDAMAMKLVLQPERFDVIVTTNLFGDILSDLISGLVGGLGLAPGGNIGRTAAIFEAVHGTAPDIAGKGIANPGALVLAACMMLDHMGKSDVATRVRGALEGTLKDGRSLTRDLGGAASTDEFTNAIIARL